The genomic DNA TTCCTGGGTATTGAAGTGGCCAGAAGTTCCTCTGGCATGTATCTTAGTCAGCGTAACTACGCTCTTGATATTATCTCCGACGTCGGCTTACTTGGTGCGAGGCCAGTTGCGTTTCCACTTGAATCGACTCATCAGCTTGCTATTTCGACCTCCCCTCTTCTCCAACAACCGGCCCAATATCGCCATCTCATTGGTCGCCTCATCTACTTAGCTGTCAATAGACCTGATTTGGCTTATTGTGTCCACTTCCTAGCACAGTTTATGCAACACCCACACAAAGATCATTGGGAAGCCGCACTCCGTGTGGTTTTTTACTTGAAGAATAACCCAGGTCAGGGCATCCTTTTACGATCAGACACACCATTTCAGCTCACTGGATGGTGTGACAGCGACTACTCCAGCTGCCCTCTCACGCGTCGTTCGGTTACTGGGTATTTCATACAATTGGGTGGGTCTCCTATCTCCTGGAAAACGAAGAAGCAGAAGACTGTAAGTCGCTCATCCGTAGAGGCAGAGTACCGAGCGATGGCACACTTGACTCAAGAACTGATCTGGCTAAAGCGGATTCTGCAGTCTGTAGGGGTCTCCCACAAAGCTTCAATGCTAGTCCATTGTGATAGTCAGGCCGCGATACACATCGCTCACAATCCCGTTTTCCATGAGCGCACAAAACATGTGGAAGTGGACTGTCACTTTGTAAGAGATGAAGTTGTACAGAGAAACATTCGCCTGCTTCACGTGTCTAGTCACTTGCTGCTGACCGATATCTTCACCAAGCCTTTGGGTACACATGAGTTCACGCAGTTCCGTTTCAAGATGGGCATAGAGGACCTGCACGCTCCAACTTGCGGGGCGGGGGGAAGGAGGAATAATGTAAtataattagttttgattttaagtaatttaaaataGATCTAATTGATGGATAGAAATATATGACAATTTTGGTGAACATATTAAAGAATAAGTTTCTGTGTCCTTCCATTCGATGTTGTATTCCAATCCTTTATATAGGAGAAGGAgatctcaaaatatttaattacaattaatatacaATCGCAATCGTATCACGTTAAGTGATCACGAAGATTGAAACTTGATGAGCAAGTTACGGAGTTAATTCCACCGAAATTATGCTTGgttacatttaaaataaaacacacaataacTAGAATTTTAGAGATTTATTTATCGTAATATGTTTTATCTGTATGCTTTGTTTTTCATTCTTTCTAACATTGATTGTCTCTACCTACCCATCAAACAACTCCTCACAATGGTAATAgttcttctttttgataaaaaaaaatggcataAGTTGGAATTCTATATATTCCGATTAATTCTCGcaatcttgaattttttttgaaaatgcaatgtagtttcttaaaaaaaaaaaaactaaacccacTGCCTTTATATTCACTATTTCATTCAGCATTAAATGGGATCGGCCATTAGGGAGAGGATAATGGACCAATCAATCATTGAAAGCTTTTGGACTTTCGGTTTTCTTCAGCGGCGCAAAGGCATAATGGCGACGAATGATTGTTTGTCGTCTTCAGATGTTTGCtttcttcaatttgtaaatatatCTAACTACTATCAATGAAAATGACAGAATTTAgaataaattaacaaacaatcttatataaaattgaaaaagtaactttttttttttatttctttcgcAAAATAACATAAGTTCTACTACTTCCAATATATATGGCATATTTATATGCGATATCATGCATTTAAAATGAATAACATATAATTCTATCGTTTATACATTATTTTGTCGTATTATAtattaagctttttttttttggtaagattttCCTATATTTATCAGTCGTTTAACGAGAGTTATTTCAAATGAGAACATAGTTTTATCCAGTTACACTTAAGGGTTCTTGGTTTATGCATGCTTGTTTCTGCGTAGGTGAATGCTTAGTTTATGCTGAGGTCGTTACAACAAATAATACCATACTACTACCAATTTGATGATTAATTTgggatttgttattttttaagtCTCAGGACTGCAGACTGCTCATAAAGAATTAGGAACTACCCGACAAAAGTAATCATGGCATTAAGAAGTAAACGGAAATTAGTATTAATCATGAATCATGCGGTTGGATATCCACATAATAGTATTGtttatatgatgttttacaaaCACACTCGGATACCATGCATGGGCTTTGATAAATAGTAGTATATGAATACGGTTTTTGCAACAATATGACCCACTCTTTATACACAAGGAATTTGGTACTTTACCTCCAATGAAAATGACCCTTCACCATCGTAGATTAATTGAACTTTTCTTGGCTTTATTTTGTACGTCTTACCACTAAGAtctcaaaatacaattatagcCAAAATGTGATCTCTTTTTCCGTAGAGATAAGACTAGCGTATGAATGTATGATTACGAATTAAGGATCTATTACATAACAAATCCATACTGAGAGGCTGAGAGCAAACCTTTACCCTACAAAGTCGATATTGGTATATTTTTTCCTGGGATACTAAATTATAGAATATAATTTACTAAGAAAAAAATGCGTATACATAGAGAATCATCAGATGAACTATGTCTAAAACCTCACTATGTCCATACTACAGCCCTTAGAAAATGGATACGTACTGAGGCCGACAGAAGTAGCTTGCACAAAAGCAAAGGAAATTTCTATAGAAGTGTAATTTGCTAGTCAATGTTCCACAAAAGCTTACATATGAACAGTTAGATGTAAAAGTTGGAGATATTactcattaaatatatatatatatattgatggtGATTGACTGATTGCTCTTAATTAGTAGTAAGCAAAATAGCTTTGTTAACTTAACTATTCCGGAACAACTACTAGGAAGAGGAAACAAAAGCCCAACCAAAGTAATCCAGACGACGTCCCAttatgataaaaagaaaagaaaccagTTTTGTGACTATAAATAAGAAACCGAACAATGAAACAAAGTGAAGGCAAACACGAAACCAATCCAAGTCTTCTTCAAGTATGCCGGTACGCCACACCCTGCCCATGAATGAATTTCGCATTGTTTTCACTATAAACTTCTGTCTCCTTCTCAAGTCTGCCCAATGTTAatctcaaattaattaataaatcgattaattagtttggttttgtttagtaaaaaaaaaaaaaagagaaaatggaaaTTACGCGAGGGAGATGGTCTTGTTGAGTGTAGAagcagagagaaaagaagaagcgtCTAAATACAACAGCTCTCCTTTCACTCTCTCTTCTATTTTTCGATCCATTTCCTTAACTTCAAACTCAAACTCTTGGTCTGATGCCATAACCCATCCCCATGTGTCCGCAAATGATGGTACATGTGCTGTGTAAGCCTTCACGTCTGTTTCattcaaatcatcaaaatccACCCAACCAATATTTTTACacgaaattaaaccaaaaaaaaaaaaagacttacacTTGAATACTTGTTTCAAGGTGTTGTAGATTGATGTGAAGACCTCTTTATGAGTGAATATTCCTGCTGGTCCagcctatttttttttttataaaaagaacaagaatTAGGTAACGTTAACATATCAAAATAGAGTTTTCAATAATCTTTCTCctgaaattataaatatttacaaaataaatacaaataccTGGGTCACAAAAATGCCATTGGGGCTAAGCTTAGGTTTAACGATATTTTGATAGAATGATTTGGTGTAGAGCTGATAACATGGTCCACCTTCTACCGGGTCAGCTAAATCTCCCACTATTATATCAAATTTCTCTTCTCGTTTCTCCAATTCAACCCTTTTCCATTTTAACAGTTTCACAGTCAATTTTTAAACAGAGAGAATTTAAAGTCATATATTGTATAACACTTTTTTTCATTTGCTTATTTTGTTGACGTTTCCTTACTTTGCATCTTTGATCACAAGTTCAAGCTTCTTGTCACAGAAAGCTTCAGTGTTAATAGTTAGAAATCTCTTGCAAAAATCAACAACTTCCTGCATATAAgtcatttgtttgtttaagaATGAATGTGTAATTCCGGTGTAATACAACAAGAAATAAGATGATGTTATAACCTGATCAATATCACACATGACAACTTTCTCGATCGTCTTATGTTTTAGTATTTCTCTTGCAGCAGAGCCTTCACCTCCTCCCATAATAAACACTGTCTCCGGGCTAATCATAGAGCAATGGTCAAGTAATTTAGTAACTTTTCAATTcgcaaaaaaataataaaaataaaacaacatctGTATTCTTCTTACGTTTCAAGTTTCCTATAGTATTTGATATATGGTACTTCTTTATGCTAATCTTGATTTGTGAATTGTGGTACTTAAGCATGTGTTATAAGCAAGTCGATATAATTACTTGTGGTAATTTTGAACACGAACAAGTAAATTAAAGTAAAACTATAGCCCACTTAAGGTTTTTATGCATAGTGCAGTGTACAAATATAAACTAAAGTGCAAGAAAATGTACGTttcataaagaaaaacaaaaatataagtgAAACATACTTGGGGTGGAAAAGGAGAGCCGGGTGGATCAAGCATTCATGGTAGATAAACTCATCCCTCTCTGCACTTTGCATTTTCCCATCAATCACAAGAACCTGCTTAAGAATTATCTATATCATTAACTAATGAAAATTACACAAAAGTATAAACAACTTCAGAATGATTATactttttgacaacaaaagaaaaagaaacttcaaatttttttttcatgataaatTTGTTGAAGAAAATGTACCTTTCCAAACCGTTTGGTGTCTAAGAGAGCAATGTCTTGGTACTCACTAGTTCCTTGATGGAGAACACTGCCGAGAACAAAAANNNNNNNNNNNNNNNNNNNNNNNNNNNNNNNNNNNNNNNNNNNNNNNNNNNNNNNNNNNNNNNNNNNNNNNNNNNNNNNNNNNNNNNNNNNNNNNNNNNNNNNNNNNNNNNNNNNNNNNNNNNNNNNNNNNNNNNNNNNNNNNNNNNNNNNNNNNNNNNNNNNNNNNNNNNNNNNaaaaaaaaaaaaaaaaaaaaaaaaaaaaaaaaaaaaaaaaaaaaaaaaaaaaaaaaaaaaaaaaaaaaaaaaaaaaaaaaaaaaacgataaagatctgagaaaaatcaaaatttaggGAACCCAAAGTTGAGAcgaataaaatcaagaaaaaaaacctgTTGAGGGCAAAAGACCACTTGATATCATCATCGATGATTTCCTCGTACCAATGGCAGTCATTCTGGTTAGGGTGGAGAGTTTGATTTGATGATGTGTTTTTGTGAGTATCTACGGTTTTTTCCATATTCAACTTCACAAACAGAGCACAATGGAGAGGTATAGTTTGGTGATAGTTCTAATGTTTCATGATGGAATATCCGGGAGACACAgtccttttaatatatagacttGAAAACTCAAGCTCTTTTTGATAACTAGCTAAAAAGAATCTTACAAAACTCAAGActttttaatttgtaagaaCAAGAATcttcatctttttatatttcctacaaagagttttgattttatatgtaaataaagggacatttgttttttactttgctTTACTCTTATAGATTCTCTCATTAATTATAGCCATATTGGTGTTTAGTTGATTTATATCCCTTTACACAATGACATCATTAAATATTAatgttcttttttaaaaattaacagaatttgtttgttttttgggtatatataatttctacATTCACATATGAAATCCTGAATAAAATATGATGtggtttaaaaatattgtttctctTTCATGTATGcaaaaaataacttataaacAAATGTCTCtatataaaccaataaatatgattataatacatcatttaatgtttagttatgtgttttgtcatttttgattTCAAATTAGAATCTACTTgtattaatgaaataaaaagttttagatttaataaattaacatatatatagctaCATTACAAATTGtaccaagaaaaagaattgaaatgTGATGTGGGGGCTAAACACTGCTTTACAATCTAAtactttttaaagaaaatttggaaCTTGGATTGGctttttaatatcttttgattttttttttttttttttagttggaaatAAGTgtccaacaaataaaaaaaaaatgagaaaaaatccAATGGAACCGGGTTTAATTTTGGAGCTTTTGGATATCCTAAGTGACCATACGTGTCAATTTCTCTTTGGTTGGGGTAAGTGTAtgcgaccaaaaaaaaagaaaaggaagttcCGCCCACGACGAACGACGATTCTAATCCTTTTGATCCAATCGGAAGCAAACGGGGGAGTTTCCTTAGGGGTCGGTCGTCCGAGTCTTCTATCTGCCTGTGAACATCATCTCCACCGACGCGATCGAATTGGATCTGAGAGCAGAAGTCTGTAGGTCTTAGTGTGTTCACCTACGAAGGTTTCtgattttatacatatatgcctctctctctctgtgattTCTTTTACATTAAGAAAGCGTCGATTCAGAACACAAGTGATGCATCAAAGTGGGATTATTCAGACGCTagaaatctcaatttttttggtcAGCAAAACTAGCTTTGGGTATTGTAAGAATATTCCAAATTACTCATGATTTGATTATACACTCCAAAATTGCCAATTAGggttcataataataatattggcTTATGTAGGTTGGTTTTTATTAGTGTCTGTGATATGATACTTTGTTGTTAGGAATTATTGTCTACCCAACGAAAAGTCAGATATGGTTTTTATCAGCATTGTCTCTGTCTTCTGATAATCGCTGCCAAATCTTCTAGGTGGAGATTTTATCCTCTCAGAATCCATTTGACAGAGACAATGTACGTAATTGATGTGGGAGTATTTCTTCCCAGAGAAAGAGCGACAGGTAAGTTTATATGAATGCTTTttgggttaattttttttgtcctgCAGGAAGTTTGGAAAATTTCGACAACAGCTAGATCAAAACGTGTAAAGAAAGGGTTGGCAGGTCATGAATCTTCTGGAACAACTAGCCACGCCATTTGAAGCATCTCGAATTAGTtctgcatctctctctctctctctctctctctctctctctctctctctctctctctttctgcgATTGTGCAGTCACAAACCAATGCTGACTCTGTCCAAGTAGGCTTATAACCTTAGtctgaattcaaatttttaaatttcttctctattattctttcttttttcttttttttttctttctgattttacTTGCATTCTCTTTGTAGAAATCCAATATCCTAGCTAAGCCTCAGATCTAGCACTGGTGGTTCAGCTCAGGAGTTGAGAAGAACATCTTCTTTCAATAGGAGCTGGGAAGAAAATGTGGCAGAATCCATAGCTAATGAACTCGTTCTGCAGGCCCACTCTTGCACAGTGTCATCTTCCTCTACAAGCTCACTCTGGCTGCTCTTCTCATGAAGAAAAGAAGGCTGGGAAATCACACGAGGAGAAGAAATCTAGGCGTAGAAAGATGATGGAGTTtcacaatattaaaattagtcagGTAATTAAGGTAATTTCTAAACCACTTTTAAGTTGTTTAGAGTGTGTTTTGTTTAGAGTGTGTGTCAAGTTACTTGTACacaagttttaaaagtttaaattttagaCCCTGTGTTCTACTATTGGAGTGTCAAAACTAATAAACATGTAtaagtttctaacttttgtgatttacatttttttccaattatatttatagttgGATTCCATAAATTGGATCtcaccattggagatgctctaccGATCCAAGAGCCAAAGACCTAAAATATATGGAAACAAAACTCACGCACAAGtcaaatctgatttttttctattttctttctgCCCTTTTTTCCTAGGCTTTctaattttatctattttttccttttcttttatctatttttttttttaaatatattattgactGATAAAGAGTCTGTTTAGACAGAGAAACTATAAGTtcttaccccaaaaaaaaagagaaacttcaAGTAAATATGGAGGAACAAGGAGCTCTATTACGAGCCAGAAAATCTTTATACAGGCTTTACTTCAAAGGTTTGGTAATCGAGGAAACAACGGTATTATTGGCAGGATTTGGGGTTGCAATTTGCGGTGACAAGGATGATCTGGTTTTTGACATGAAGGGACCAATTCATGAGTACAGTTTTGGAGGCTGAGCTTATAGCATTGAAGTGCGGATTAAAAGAAGCTGTGAGTATGCAGATCAAAGATATCTCAATCTGCTGTGATGATGATCAGATTTTCGAACTGGTAAGTTGTCCTTGACTCACACGCCTTTGCTTCAATATCatagttgatgtttttttccACCTTGAATGCTTTTTTAGGTCATGGGGAGATCTACGCCGGAGCAAGAAAGCATCGCCCTGCTAATGCGTGATGTGCAAGGCATCAGAAAATATTTAAGGTCTAGCA from Camelina sativa cultivar DH55 chromosome 7, Cs, whole genome shotgun sequence includes the following:
- the LOC104703138 gene encoding thermospermine synthase ACAULIS5-like yields the protein MEKTVDTHKNTSSNQTLHPNQNDCHWYEEIIDDDIKWSFALNSVLHQGTSEYQDIALLDTKRFGKVLVIDGKMQSAERDEFIYHECLIHPALLFHPNPETVFIMGGGEGSAAREILKHKTIEKVVMCDIDQEVVDFCKRFLTINTEAFCDKKLELVIKDAKVELEKREEKFDIIVGDLADPVEGGPCYQLYTKSFYQNIVKPKLSPNGIFVTQAGPAGIFTHKEVFTSIYNTLKQVFKYVKAYTAHVPSFADTWGWVMASDQEFEFEVKEMDRKIEERVKGELLYLDASSFLSASTLNKTISLALEKETEVYSENNAKFIHGQGVAYRHT